One window of the Triticum dicoccoides isolate Atlit2015 ecotype Zavitan chromosome 3B, WEW_v2.0, whole genome shotgun sequence genome contains the following:
- the LOC119279018 gene encoding soluble inorganic pyrophosphatase 4-like, which yields MAPSQEVAAATKEPSTNGNGTQAAAAPKTKTPALNERILSSITRRSVAAHPWHDLEIGPDAPTIFNCVIEIPKGSKVKYELDKKTGLIKVDRVLYSSVVYPHNYGFIPRTLCDDSDPIDVLVIMQEPVVPGCFLRAKAIGLMPMIDQGEADDKIIAVCADDPEYRHFNDIKELPPHRLAEIRRFFEDYKKNENKEVAVNDFLPSEDAYEAIQHSMDLYATYICEGLRR from the exons ATGGCCCCCTCCCAAGAAGTCGCCGCCGCCACCAAGGAGCCGTCCACCAACGGCAACGGGACacaggccgccgccgccccgaagACCAAGACGCCGGCGCTGAACGAGCGGATCCTCTCCTCCATCACCCGCCGGTCGGTGGCGGCGCACCCGTGGCACGACCTGGAGATCGGCCCGGACGCGCCCACAATCTTCAACTGCGTGATCGAGATCCCCAAGGGGAGCAAGGTCAAGTACGAGCTGGACAAGAAGACGGGGCTCATCAAGGTGGACCGCGTGCTCTACTCCTCCGTCGTCTACCCGCACAACTACGGCTTCATCCCGCGCACCCTCTGCGACGACTCCGACCCCATCGACGTCCTCGTCATCATGCAGGAGCCCGTCGTCCCCGGGTGCTTCCTCCGGGCCAAGGCCATCGGCCTCATGCCCATGATCGACCAGGGCGAGGCCGACGACAAGATCATCGCCGTCTGCGCCGACGACCCCGAGTACCGCCACTTCAACGACATCAAGGAGCTGCCCCCGCACCGCCTCGCCGAGATCAGAAGATTCTTCGAGGACT ACAAGAAGAACGAGAACAAGGAGGTGGCCGTCAACGACTTCCTGCCGTCAGAGGACGCCTACGAGGCCATCCAGCACTCCAT GGATCTCTATGCCACCTACATCTGCGAGGGCCTGAGAAGGTAG